The following proteins come from a genomic window of Geomonas sp. RF6:
- a CDS encoding HDIG domain-containing metalloprotein: protein MPATPTREEAWKLLTEYVPSDNLQRHALAVEAVMRYLARKAGEDEEQWGLIGLVHDVDYELYPEEHCKRAPEILRQHDWPEELIRAVVSHGWGICTDVEPVSAAEKTLFAIDELTGLVAAAALVRPSRSILDLPVKSVLKKWKDKAFAAGADRSVIEKGAAMLGVELAELIADCIEGMKTQAEAIGLKGNL from the coding sequence ATGCCCGCGACACCGACTCGAGAAGAAGCCTGGAAACTGCTGACTGAATATGTGCCGAGCGACAACCTGCAGCGTCACGCCCTTGCCGTAGAGGCTGTGATGCGGTACCTCGCCCGCAAGGCGGGAGAGGATGAGGAACAATGGGGACTGATAGGCCTGGTCCACGATGTAGACTATGAACTCTATCCGGAGGAGCACTGCAAGAGGGCGCCGGAGATACTTCGCCAGCACGATTGGCCGGAGGAACTGATTCGCGCCGTCGTCTCTCATGGGTGGGGCATTTGCACCGATGTGGAGCCGGTCAGCGCTGCCGAGAAGACCCTTTTCGCCATCGATGAGTTGACCGGTCTCGTGGCTGCAGCTGCTCTCGTGCGACCGTCCAGAAGTATCCTGGACCTTCCGGTAAAGAGTGTACTGAAAAAGTGGAAGGACAAGGCCTTTGCAGCGGGGGCTGATCGTTCCGTCATCGAAAAGGGTGCTGCGATGCTGGGGGTGGAACTGGCTGAATTGATAGCTGATTGCATCGAGGGGATGAAAACGCAGGCCGAGGCAATCGGGCTGAAGGGAAACCTGTAA
- a CDS encoding ATP-binding protein produces MKNGRASKTHLVALRIVAIYASFSALWIYLSDHIVGLLVSDPDTLISISTFKGILFILLTSWLLFRLILQYVDKSERANSTVRESESRMNKAEEMAHLGSWELDVVNNVLTWSDEVYRIFGLAPQAFAATYEAFLDVVHPDDRAAVDAAYSASLKDASDSYEIGHRVVRRSTGEIRYVLEKCEHIRDCDGRITRSLGMVYDITESMRAAEALKKANEELEERVAQRTEELEKSRQELEKQNRQLRDTYRELELETAERIRALRELRHKDQMLIQQNRLAAMGEMLGNIAHQWRQPLNVLALMVQEMGLRFEVGEWNKDHLDSYVAKTMEILEHMSQTIEDFRNFSTPSKEKAPFSVNDLIARTLFLFEQSFGAQGVSIKVSTSGNPVINGFRNEYGQVLINLLTNARDALVEQGTKDPVIYVHSRGEQGKSVVTVADNAGGIDEKIMDRIFDAYFTTKDHGKGSGIGLFMSKSIIEKSMGGHITVRNAERGAEFTIEVPAVPGEAALRNLTENAPFLRPR; encoded by the coding sequence ATGAAAAATGGCCGCGCATCAAAAACCCACCTTGTTGCCCTGCGGATCGTTGCGATCTACGCATCCTTCAGCGCCCTCTGGATTTATCTCTCTGACCACATCGTAGGCCTCCTGGTAAGTGATCCGGATACTCTCATCTCCATTTCCACCTTCAAGGGTATTCTCTTCATTCTCCTGACATCGTGGCTTCTCTTTCGTCTTATTCTCCAGTACGTCGACAAAAGCGAGCGCGCCAATTCGACAGTGCGGGAGAGCGAGAGCAGGATGAACAAGGCGGAGGAGATGGCTCACCTCGGCAGCTGGGAACTTGATGTAGTCAACAACGTCCTTACCTGGTCAGACGAGGTCTACCGGATCTTCGGACTTGCCCCGCAGGCTTTCGCTGCAACCTATGAAGCGTTCCTGGATGTGGTGCACCCCGATGATCGTGCAGCGGTGGACGCAGCATATTCCGCATCGTTGAAAGACGCGAGTGACTCCTACGAAATAGGACACAGGGTCGTGCGCAGGTCGACGGGAGAGATCCGCTACGTGCTGGAAAAGTGCGAGCATATACGCGACTGCGACGGGAGGATCACCCGTTCCCTCGGCATGGTGTACGACATCACCGAGAGCATGCGGGCCGCAGAAGCGCTTAAAAAGGCGAACGAGGAACTTGAAGAGCGCGTCGCGCAGCGCACAGAAGAACTGGAAAAAAGCAGGCAGGAGCTGGAAAAACAGAACAGGCAACTGAGGGACACCTACCGCGAACTCGAGCTGGAGACGGCGGAGCGGATCCGTGCCCTCCGTGAGCTCCGCCACAAGGACCAGATGTTGATACAGCAAAACAGGCTGGCGGCAATGGGGGAGATGCTGGGAAACATTGCGCATCAGTGGCGCCAGCCTCTGAATGTTCTTGCGCTCATGGTGCAGGAAATGGGGTTGCGGTTCGAAGTGGGGGAGTGGAACAAGGATCATCTGGACTCCTATGTCGCCAAGACGATGGAGATCCTCGAGCACATGTCGCAGACGATCGAAGATTTCCGAAATTTCTCAACCCCCTCGAAAGAAAAGGCGCCCTTCAGTGTAAATGACCTCATCGCAAGGACCCTCTTTCTTTTCGAACAGAGCTTCGGCGCTCAAGGCGTTTCGATAAAGGTTTCGACCAGCGGCAACCCGGTCATCAACGGGTTCCGTAATGAGTACGGTCAGGTGCTCATCAATCTCCTGACCAATGCAAGGGATGCGCTGGTGGAGCAGGGAACGAAGGATCCTGTGATATACGTGCATTCCCGGGGTGAACAGGGGAAGTCGGTTGTCACCGTCGCCGACAACGCAGGGGGCATCGACGAAAAGATCATGGACAGGATCTTCGACGCCTACTTCACCACGAAGGACCACGGTAAAGGTTCCGGCATAGGTTTATTCATGTCCAAAAGCATCATAGAGAAAAGCATGGGCGGCCACATCACCGTGCGAAACGCCGAACGGGGCGCAGAATTCACAATAGAGGTGCCAGCTGTGCCCGGCGAGGCAGCTCTCCGCAACCTGACGGAAAATGCTCCGTTTCTGCGGCCGAGATGA
- a CDS encoding ferritin-like domain-containing protein: protein MREYDYKEIIASAVENEVEAFEFYTSAGEKVADATLKATFKDLAAEELKHREFLQGLLSQPQPLSFDAAQDYKVAESIDKPKLTVWMKPADAIALAMKNEEEAMVMYAELAKASADESQKAMFQSLSRMEQGHKVKLEAVYNDLAFAETW from the coding sequence ATGAGAGAGTATGATTACAAGGAGATCATCGCATCGGCTGTAGAGAACGAAGTTGAGGCATTCGAATTCTACACCTCCGCCGGTGAAAAAGTTGCTGACGCCACCCTGAAGGCGACCTTCAAAGATCTTGCTGCCGAGGAATTGAAGCACCGGGAGTTCCTGCAAGGTCTCCTTTCCCAGCCGCAGCCGCTCAGCTTCGATGCGGCGCAGGATTACAAGGTTGCGGAGTCGATCGACAAGCCGAAGCTGACCGTCTGGATGAAGCCGGCCGATGCCATCGCACTCGCAATGAAAAATGAAGAAGAAGCGATGGTCATGTATGCGGAACTTGCCAAGGCAAGTGCCGATGAGTCGCAGAAGGCGATGTTTCAATCGCTGTCACGCATGGAGCAGGGGCATAAAGTGAAGCTGGAGGCGGTGTACAACGATTTGGCTTTCGCCGAAACGTGGTAA
- a CDS encoding DUF2760 domain-containing protein — protein MDLLLTMLALALAIVISFVPLDAGLLHLLQILLVVFLVSLLALKFFQSQRSKPAATPAPKQEPAAAPAAVAPAPEALVEAGVVQFLARLQEKGRLVDFLMDDVTPYSNEQVGVAARVVHQGCREVLRGTFDIEPLHSGQERDAISLAGDYDAATYRLVGKVPDRPPYQGTVLHRGWKATRISLPRVADSAAQSAARKIIAPAEVEMG, from the coding sequence ATGGATCTACTTCTTACCATGCTCGCCTTGGCTCTCGCGATCGTCATCTCGTTCGTCCCCCTTGATGCCGGTCTTTTGCACCTCCTGCAGATTCTCCTCGTCGTCTTCCTCGTCTCCCTTTTGGCGCTGAAATTTTTCCAGTCGCAGCGCTCGAAGCCGGCTGCAACGCCGGCGCCGAAGCAGGAACCGGCGGCCGCGCCGGCGGCAGTGGCACCGGCGCCCGAGGCTCTTGTCGAGGCCGGGGTGGTGCAGTTCCTGGCGCGCCTGCAGGAGAAAGGGCGTCTGGTGGACTTTCTCATGGATGACGTTACTCCCTACTCCAACGAGCAGGTCGGCGTGGCCGCGCGGGTGGTGCATCAGGGGTGCCGCGAGGTGCTGCGTGGGACGTTCGATATTGAGCCGCTGCACTCCGGCCAGGAGCGGGATGCAATCTCTCTCGCCGGTGACTACGACGCCGCGACCTATCGTCTGGTCGGAAAGGTGCCGGACCGTCCACCGTACCAGGGAACGGTGCTGCATCGCGGCTGGAAGGCTACCCGGATCTCCTTGCCGCGCGTTGCGGACAGTGCCGCTCAGTCGGCGGCTCGGAAGATCATCGCTCCCGCCGAAGTAGAGATGGGCTGA
- a CDS encoding DUF2795 domain-containing protein, protein MTLKPRVAQPLGGATGSHTVANMTRALHGLEFPASKEEMLTQAKHNHAPKEALDDIERLEDQQYCDMEDVVKDYGKR, encoded by the coding sequence ATGACACTGAAACCACGAGTTGCCCAGCCTCTCGGCGGGGCAACAGGCAGCCATACCGTTGCCAATATGACCCGAGCGCTGCACGGGCTGGAATTCCCGGCAAGCAAGGAGGAGATGCTAACGCAGGCCAAGCACAACCATGCTCCAAAAGAAGCGCTGGACGACATCGAGAGGCTGGAGGATCAGCAATACTGCGACATGGAGGACGTGGTTAAGGATTACGGGAAGCGCTAG
- a CDS encoding hsp70 family protein yields the protein MAPPRFVIGIDLGTTNCVVAYLEVESTSYHPTVLPVLQWDTPESTVAQETLPSFNYLATPAERDRGFRNDRAGLPTAGSWIPGIYALQRMGDTPTRVIHSAKSWLCHGGIDRTAAILPWHSDEVPPEERLSPVEASSAYLAYMKECWNRAHTDGGTESAFDNQRVVITVPASFDEAAQQLTLEAARLAGYPQERISLIEEPQAAFYDWLGWGKHASILLDLLERTSERSARVLVCDIGGGTTDLSLFEIAADAKAPSGLALRRVAVSEHLLLGGDNIDLTLAHLFEQKLTGGQRKLAGRQWSQLLVQARELKERILSDEEPHPHPDPPLEREGTWGATFTLTLAGTGAGLFDSTLSATVTAAEVRETVLEGFFPRCAAHDRPRKKGGGLREWGLPYAEDTAVTRHLAAFLEGRTVQAILYNGGSVTPAFLRQRLTGLVASWQGGDAPVELHNDAMALAVARGAARYGQILHSPRTGDRITGGHAHALYLEVTGREKKVPSLICVLPKGMEANQSVRIESEEFDLLVNQSVRFQCYFSNRRLRDSAGEVVPWREDEFQPLPPLQTAIHLPTDRPKPPNNRVRVTLECSLNELGLLQLYCVERDGPGRWRLDFNLRRPVGEEEGGQAREATTPARELGEAVGLILSVYGKKRDPSLPEAKPRQLMRQLERSLGASRESWDSATLRGLWPAIAQGMTRRSRSVDHEESWLYLAGFALRPGYGFPLDESRIEELWRLFELGMAFPKEKRVQVQWYLLWRRTAGGLNAQRQMKILEAIFNKLPSRPETDEILYLAGSLERLPLDRKMQLVKVLSAGLTKPQTGNRVPYAWSLGRILSRVPLYGGPETIVAPSEVERLFRQLRELNWKDTDFAPLVPLFAQAARRTDQRGIDVTPEVREEIVRKMKESGARAEELQVVRETVPVKDADRVRQFGESLPSGLVLVKAKGT from the coding sequence GTGGCACCTCCGCGCTTTGTAATCGGAATCGACCTCGGCACCACCAACTGCGTGGTTGCCTACCTGGAAGTCGAAAGTACCAGCTACCACCCAACGGTCCTCCCGGTGCTCCAGTGGGATACGCCGGAGAGTACTGTCGCACAGGAGACACTCCCCTCCTTCAACTACCTCGCCACCCCCGCCGAGCGTGACAGGGGATTTCGCAACGATCGAGCCGGCCTTCCCACCGCTGGCAGCTGGATCCCCGGCATCTATGCTCTGCAGCGCATGGGGGACACCCCCACCCGCGTCATCCACTCCGCCAAGTCGTGGCTCTGCCACGGCGGCATCGATCGCACCGCGGCGATTCTCCCCTGGCACTCCGACGAAGTTCCTCCCGAAGAGCGGCTCTCGCCGGTGGAGGCGAGCAGCGCCTACCTCGCCTATATGAAGGAATGCTGGAACAGGGCGCATACCGACGGAGGCACGGAATCGGCCTTCGACAACCAGCGCGTCGTGATAACCGTGCCGGCGTCCTTTGACGAGGCTGCCCAGCAGCTCACGCTGGAGGCGGCACGCCTCGCGGGATATCCGCAGGAGAGGATTTCCCTCATCGAGGAGCCGCAGGCTGCCTTTTACGATTGGCTCGGGTGGGGGAAGCACGCGAGCATTCTCCTGGACCTCCTCGAGCGGACGTCCGAGCGGTCGGCGCGGGTCCTTGTCTGCGACATCGGAGGGGGGACCACGGATCTCAGTCTCTTCGAGATCGCGGCGGATGCCAAGGCACCGAGCGGCCTGGCGCTGAGACGCGTGGCCGTGAGCGAACACCTGCTCCTGGGGGGGGACAACATCGACCTCACCCTCGCGCATCTTTTCGAGCAGAAACTGACCGGCGGCCAGAGGAAGCTGGCAGGCAGGCAGTGGAGCCAACTGCTGGTGCAGGCCCGGGAGCTGAAGGAGAGGATACTGTCGGATGAAGAACCCCATCCCCACCCTGACCCTCCTCTTGAAAGGGAGGGGACCTGGGGGGCGACTTTTACCCTGACGCTCGCCGGCACCGGGGCGGGGCTTTTCGATTCGACTCTCTCGGCGACTGTCACCGCCGCCGAGGTGCGGGAAACGGTGCTGGAGGGATTCTTCCCACGTTGCGCCGCGCACGACCGCCCGCGCAAGAAGGGTGGGGGGTTGAGGGAGTGGGGGCTTCCGTACGCGGAGGATACCGCGGTCACCCGGCATCTGGCGGCGTTCCTGGAGGGGCGCACCGTTCAGGCGATCCTCTATAACGGCGGCAGTGTCACGCCCGCCTTTCTGCGACAGCGCCTGACGGGTCTGGTAGCGTCCTGGCAGGGAGGCGATGCCCCGGTGGAGCTGCACAACGACGCCATGGCGCTTGCCGTCGCGCGGGGCGCCGCCCGTTACGGCCAGATCCTGCATTCACCCCGCACCGGCGACCGCATCACCGGGGGGCATGCTCACGCCCTCTACCTGGAAGTCACCGGGCGGGAGAAAAAGGTGCCGTCCCTCATCTGCGTGCTTCCGAAGGGGATGGAGGCAAACCAGTCGGTGCGCATCGAAAGCGAGGAGTTTGACCTGCTGGTGAACCAGTCGGTACGTTTTCAGTGCTACTTCTCCAACCGCCGCCTTCGGGATTCGGCGGGGGAGGTGGTCCCGTGGCGGGAAGATGAGTTCCAGCCGTTGCCCCCCCTGCAGACGGCGATCCACCTGCCGACCGATCGGCCGAAGCCTCCAAACAACCGGGTGCGGGTGACTCTGGAGTGCAGCCTCAACGAACTGGGGCTCCTGCAGCTTTACTGCGTGGAGCGGGACGGGCCGGGACGGTGGCGGCTCGACTTCAACCTGCGCCGTCCGGTGGGGGAAGAGGAGGGGGGGCAGGCGCGGGAGGCGACGACCCCTGCAAGGGAGCTTGGTGAAGCGGTGGGGCTCATTCTCTCGGTGTACGGCAAAAAGCGGGACCCGAGCCTGCCGGAGGCGAAGCCCCGACAGCTTATGCGGCAGCTGGAAAGATCTTTGGGTGCCTCACGCGAGAGCTGGGACTCTGCGACGTTGCGGGGGCTTTGGCCCGCGATTGCACAGGGGATGACCCGCCGCAGCCGTAGTGTGGATCATGAGGAGTCGTGGCTCTACCTCGCCGGGTTCGCCCTGCGCCCCGGCTATGGCTTCCCGCTGGACGAGTCGCGCATCGAGGAGCTCTGGCGACTCTTCGAGCTGGGGATGGCCTTTCCGAAGGAAAAGCGGGTGCAGGTCCAATGGTACCTGCTCTGGCGACGCACAGCGGGTGGACTGAATGCGCAGCGGCAGATGAAGATCCTGGAAGCTATCTTCAACAAGCTGCCGTCGCGTCCCGAGACGGACGAGATACTCTACCTGGCGGGCTCACTGGAGCGGCTCCCGCTCGACCGGAAGATGCAGCTTGTGAAGGTGCTTTCGGCAGGGCTCACAAAGCCGCAGACCGGGAACCGGGTGCCGTATGCCTGGTCGCTCGGGAGGATACTGTCGCGCGTCCCGCTTTACGGTGGTCCCGAGACGATTGTTGCCCCCTCCGAGGTGGAGAGGCTCTTTCGTCAGCTGCGGGAGCTCAACTGGAAGGATACCGACTTCGCCCCTCTCGTTCCCCTTTTCGCACAGGCCGCCAGAAGGACCGACCAGCGCGGCATCGACGTCACGCCGGAAGTGCGCGAGGAAATCGTACGGAAGATGAAGGAATCCGGTGCCCGGGCCGAGGAGCTCCAGGTGGTGAGGGAGACCGTCCCGGTGAAGGATGCCGATCGCGTGCGCCAGTTTGGTGAGTCCCTTCCCAGCGGTCTGGTCCTCGTCAAGGCGAAGGGGACGTAG
- a CDS encoding uracil-xanthine permease family protein: protein MIEAKEPVWRQALSGAQILFVAFGALVLVPILTGLNPSMALLGAGIGTLIFQLTTKRTVPIFLGSSFAFIAPIIYSTQTWGLPATMGGLFVAGFLYLILSFLIYLRGVSFIHRLMPAVVVGPIIMVIGLGLAGVAVNMAMGKTGDGKIVLVEYQTALLVAGVSLATTAAVATKAKGIFRLLPVLSGVAVGYILSVCLGLVDFSKIAQAPWIAVPSLVAPQWNWSAILFMFPVALAPAIEHVGDVVAIGAVTGKDYTEKPGLHRTMLGDGLAVCCAALIGGPPVTTYAEVTGAVMITRCYNPVIMTWAACFAVAMAFFGKFNAILQSIPAPVMGGIMMLLFGSIASVGLSTLVQAKVDMHRPRNLVIVSLVLVFGIGGLSINVAGQHLHGVSLCGIAAILLNLLLPKDKEPVQDAEPEAAALGLAD from the coding sequence ATGATAGAAGCAAAAGAACCGGTGTGGCGCCAGGCCCTTTCCGGTGCGCAGATTCTTTTCGTGGCATTCGGGGCACTGGTGCTGGTGCCGATCCTGACCGGGCTCAACCCGAGCATGGCTCTTTTGGGCGCCGGGATCGGGACACTGATCTTCCAACTCACCACCAAGCGAACCGTTCCTATCTTTCTCGGCTCCTCCTTCGCCTTTATCGCGCCGATCATCTACAGCACCCAGACCTGGGGACTTCCCGCCACCATGGGGGGGCTCTTCGTGGCCGGCTTCCTGTACCTGATACTCTCCTTTCTCATCTACCTGCGCGGTGTGAGCTTCATCCACCGCCTCATGCCCGCCGTCGTCGTCGGCCCGATCATCATGGTGATCGGTCTGGGACTTGCCGGAGTGGCTGTCAACATGGCGATGGGAAAGACAGGCGACGGCAAGATCGTGCTGGTCGAGTACCAGACAGCGCTTCTGGTGGCGGGGGTCTCCCTTGCAACGACAGCCGCAGTCGCCACGAAGGCGAAGGGGATCTTTCGGCTCCTCCCGGTCCTCTCCGGCGTCGCGGTGGGCTATATCCTCTCTGTCTGCCTCGGACTCGTCGATTTCTCCAAGATCGCCCAAGCCCCCTGGATTGCCGTTCCTAGCCTGGTGGCACCGCAGTGGAACTGGTCGGCGATCCTCTTCATGTTCCCGGTTGCGCTGGCCCCTGCCATCGAGCACGTCGGTGATGTCGTGGCCATCGGCGCGGTTACCGGCAAGGATTACACCGAAAAGCCGGGGCTGCACCGGACGATGCTCGGCGACGGTCTTGCCGTCTGCTGCGCCGCGCTGATCGGCGGGCCGCCGGTGACGACGTACGCCGAGGTGACCGGAGCGGTGATGATCACCCGCTGCTACAACCCCGTCATCATGACGTGGGCCGCGTGTTTTGCTGTGGCGATGGCCTTTTTCGGCAAGTTCAACGCCATTCTGCAATCGATTCCGGCACCGGTCATGGGGGGGATCATGATGCTCCTCTTCGGCTCGATCGCGTCGGTCGGTCTCAGCACTCTCGTGCAGGCGAAGGTAGACATGCACCGGCCGCGCAACCTGGTCATCGTCTCGCTCGTCCTCGTCTTCGGGATAGGGGGGCTGAGCATCAACGTGGCGGGTCAGCACCTGCACGGCGTCAGCCTGTGCGGTATCGCCGCGATCCTTTTGAATCTGCTCCTTCCGAAGGACAAGGAGCCGGTGCAGGATGCGGAGCCGGAGGCGGCTGCTTTGGGGTTGGCGGACTAA
- a CDS encoding Hsp70 family protein — MERRYAVGIDLGTSNSALALAPAEPEASPEVLPIPQHFSFQSVAELATLPSVLYLPLENEAESADATLPWGEEPLRSGVVGQFARERGTVMPDRMVASAKSWLCSPHVDPEEPLLPWNSDMEPTQKVSPFQASVRYLRHLREAYIAALQQRGAPSSPEACEIVVTVPASFDDVARSLTHRAAQAAGWGGVTLLEEQQAAFYYWIAQSGGKWRDLVRPGDLVLICDVGGGTADFSLVAVSEQGGALQLERVSVGDHILLGGDNMDLALAYTMRAELEGEGQKIDNWQFLSLIHSCRVGKETLFADPALSAYPISLPSRGSSLFAGTVSTSLRRETLEAVVLNGFFPRTGAADHPARRRNLGLKEFGLDYAADPALSKHLAFFLARSFKNTLASETLSSLVSRQVRQAEGVEFIAPSAILFNGGIFKAAPLRERVLELLSSWSGSAVLELPESDFDLAVAKGAAVYARTRLTGEGIRIKAGTARSYYIGLESSMPAVPGLIPPLKGVCVVPQGMEEGSEETLPGQDFGLVTGESVEFRFFSSSVRSGDKVGDVVDADEDLEETASLQVVLPPIEGKEGTMIPVRLHSVVTELGTLELWMRHEASGQQWKLEFNVRGE, encoded by the coding sequence ATGGAAAGACGCTACGCTGTCGGCATCGATCTCGGCACGTCCAACTCGGCGCTGGCTCTGGCGCCGGCTGAGCCGGAGGCCTCCCCCGAGGTCCTGCCGATCCCCCAGCACTTTTCCTTCCAGTCGGTCGCGGAGCTGGCGACTCTCCCATCGGTCCTTTATCTGCCGCTGGAAAATGAAGCAGAGAGCGCCGACGCGACCCTCCCGTGGGGCGAGGAGCCGTTGCGGTCGGGGGTGGTGGGGCAGTTCGCGCGGGAGCGGGGAACAGTGATGCCGGATCGGATGGTGGCCTCGGCGAAGTCCTGGCTCTGCAGTCCTCACGTCGACCCGGAGGAGCCGCTGCTGCCGTGGAATTCGGACATGGAGCCCACGCAAAAGGTATCCCCCTTTCAGGCCTCGGTGCGCTACCTGCGCCATCTCCGGGAGGCCTACATAGCCGCACTGCAGCAGAGAGGCGCGCCCTCAAGTCCGGAAGCATGCGAGATAGTGGTCACGGTTCCTGCCTCTTTCGACGACGTCGCCCGTTCCCTCACACACCGCGCTGCGCAGGCGGCGGGATGGGGGGGCGTGACACTCCTTGAGGAGCAGCAGGCGGCCTTCTACTACTGGATAGCCCAATCAGGAGGGAAGTGGCGCGACCTGGTCCGTCCGGGGGACCTCGTTCTGATCTGCGACGTCGGGGGCGGGACCGCCGACTTCTCCCTGGTGGCGGTTTCCGAGCAGGGGGGGGCATTGCAGCTGGAGCGGGTCAGCGTCGGCGACCATATCCTCCTCGGCGGCGACAACATGGATCTCGCCCTTGCCTATACCATGCGCGCCGAACTGGAGGGGGAGGGGCAAAAGATCGACAACTGGCAATTTCTTTCCCTGATCCACTCCTGCCGGGTGGGAAAGGAGACGCTCTTCGCCGATCCGGCGCTTTCCGCTTACCCCATCTCTCTGCCCAGTCGCGGCTCCAGCCTTTTCGCAGGCACGGTCTCCACCTCCCTCAGACGTGAAACGCTGGAGGCAGTCGTGCTGAACGGCTTCTTCCCCCGCACAGGAGCGGCTGACCATCCCGCCCGCCGCCGCAACCTGGGCCTCAAGGAGTTCGGCCTCGACTACGCCGCCGACCCCGCGCTCAGCAAGCACCTCGCCTTTTTCCTTGCTCGCAGCTTCAAAAACACCCTCGCAAGCGAAACCCTGTCGTCGCTGGTGTCGAGGCAGGTGCGGCAGGCGGAAGGGGTGGAATTCATTGCCCCCAGCGCCATCCTTTTCAACGGCGGGATCTTCAAGGCGGCCCCTTTGCGGGAAAGGGTCCTCGAGCTTCTCTCCTCCTGGAGCGGGTCGGCGGTGCTCGAGTTGCCGGAGTCGGACTTCGACCTCGCGGTGGCGAAGGGAGCGGCGGTGTACGCCCGCACGCGCCTTACCGGTGAAGGGATCCGCATAAAGGCGGGGACCGCTCGTTCCTATTACATCGGGCTGGAATCGTCCATGCCTGCGGTCCCTGGATTGATCCCGCCTCTCAAGGGGGTTTGCGTCGTTCCTCAGGGAATGGAGGAGGGGAGTGAGGAGACCTTGCCGGGACAGGATTTCGGCCTGGTGACCGGAGAGTCGGTGGAGTTTCGCTTCTTCTCTTCCTCCGTGCGATCCGGAGACAAAGTAGGGGACGTTGTCGACGCCGACGAAGACCTGGAGGAGACGGCGAGCCTGCAAGTCGTCCTTCCGCCGATCGAGGGGAAGGAGGGGACGATGATCCCGGTCAGGCTGCACTCCGTGGTTACCGAGCTCGGTACCCTGGAGCTATGGATGCGGCACGAGGCATCGGGGCAGCAATGGAAGCTCGAGTTCAACGTCCGGGGGGAGTAG
- a CDS encoding class I SAM-dependent methyltransferase, whose protein sequence is MNRSGKDKDPDELDELALALVRRLWRDTNVLALDAACGLGGQAVRLAKAGAQVVAFDSADLSAEVQARAVEARVADRITFYQGDLRRGGDILRDRRFHVICCQRAIHYLRWSDAVTVVRNFTQLLHPGGKLFLSACGLYSELRDGYPWLEARETRYAPLSESMRAKHGIQGDICLYTEDDLAELFREGGLSKETIFRSRFGNVKGVAVKEFGRQP, encoded by the coding sequence ATGAATCGTTCTGGAAAAGATAAAGATCCGGATGAGCTGGACGAGCTGGCCCTCGCGTTGGTACGGCGACTGTGGAGAGATACAAATGTCCTGGCTCTGGACGCTGCCTGCGGTCTTGGCGGGCAGGCGGTTCGGCTGGCAAAGGCCGGGGCGCAGGTCGTGGCCTTTGATAGCGCTGATCTATCGGCAGAGGTGCAGGCTCGCGCTGTTGAGGCCCGCGTCGCCGATCGTATCACCTTTTATCAGGGCGATCTCAGAAGGGGCGGCGACATTCTACGCGATCGAAGGTTCCACGTTATCTGCTGCCAGAGGGCGATTCACTATCTGCGCTGGAGTGACGCAGTCACCGTCGTGCGCAACTTTACCCAACTCCTTCATCCCGGCGGAAAGCTTTTCCTTTCTGCCTGTGGGCTCTATTCCGAGTTGCGCGACGGATATCCCTGGCTGGAGGCGCGAGAGACGAGATACGCCCCGCTGAGTGAATCGATGCGCGCCAAGCACGGCATCCAGGGCGATATCTGTCTCTACACCGAGGATGATCTTGCAGAACTCTTTCGCGAAGGGGGCTTGTCGAAGGAGACGATCTTCAGATCCCGATTCGGGAACGTGAAGGGCGTCGCGGTGAAAGAGTTCGGGAGGCAGCCTTGA
- the upp gene encoding uracil phosphoribosyltransferase, giving the protein MGVHEINHPLVKHKIGLMREARISTKKFRELTAEVACLLAYEACRDFPLEEKTIEGWDGSPITIQQIKGKKVTVVPILRAGIGMLDGVLDMIPNAKVSVVGLARNEETLEAHTYFERFVGKLDERLALIVDPMLATGGSMVATIEMLKKAGCRQIRVLCLVAAPEGLKRVTDLYPEIDIYVAAVDQGLNSVGYILPGLGDAGDKIFGTK; this is encoded by the coding sequence ATGGGCGTACACGAGATAAATCATCCGCTGGTGAAGCACAAGATAGGGCTGATGCGGGAGGCGCGGATAAGCACGAAGAAGTTTCGCGAGCTTACGGCCGAGGTGGCCTGCTTGCTGGCCTACGAGGCATGCCGCGATTTTCCGCTCGAGGAAAAGACAATCGAGGGGTGGGACGGCAGCCCGATCACCATCCAGCAGATAAAAGGGAAGAAGGTTACCGTCGTCCCCATTCTGCGTGCGGGCATCGGCATGCTGGACGGCGTGCTCGACATGATCCCCAACGCAAAGGTAAGCGTGGTGGGATTGGCCCGCAACGAGGAGACGCTGGAGGCACACACCTACTTCGAGAGGTTCGTCGGGAAACTCGATGAGCGCCTTGCCCTCATCGTCGATCCGATGCTGGCGACCGGCGGCTCCATGGTAGCAACCATCGAGATGCTGAAAAAGGCGGGGTGCCGCCAGATCCGGGTTCTGTGCCTTGTGGCGGCGCCGGAAGGGCTGAAAAGGGTCACGGACCTTTATCCCGAAATAGACATCTACGTCGCCGCCGTCGACCAGGGGCTCAACTCCGTCGGCTACATTCTCCCCGGCCTCGGAGACGCGGGCGACAAGATCTTCGGAACGAAATAA